Proteins encoded in a region of the Nocardia asteroides genome:
- a CDS encoding cupin domain-containing protein, translating to MTGSFIVHEADVEAVPLPGGGSFRLLEDSENSGGLFGANRLTLAAGADGTRPHHHMKSTEIFYVLGGAMEFLVDGTRSVVGKGGLVVVAPGVVHAFGATADGPAEFLAVLTPGIVRFEYFRQLGRIARGEADWDSMNELHDRFDVHFDGGPQWR from the coding sequence ATGACAGGGTCTTTCATCGTCCACGAGGCCGATGTCGAAGCGGTTCCGCTGCCCGGCGGCGGGTCGTTCCGGCTGCTCGAGGACAGCGAGAACTCCGGAGGGCTGTTCGGCGCCAATCGCCTGACTCTGGCCGCGGGCGCGGACGGCACCCGGCCACACCACCATATGAAGTCGACCGAGATCTTCTATGTGCTCGGCGGCGCGATGGAGTTTCTCGTCGACGGCACCCGGAGCGTGGTGGGCAAAGGTGGCCTGGTGGTGGTTGCGCCGGGCGTCGTGCACGCCTTCGGCGCCACCGCCGACGGGCCTGCTGAATTCCTGGCTGTGCTCACACCCGGTATCGTCCGCTTCGAATACTTCCGGCAACTCGGCCGGATCGCACGCGGGGAGGCGGACTGGGACAGCATGAACGAATTGCACGACCGGTTCGACGTTCATTTCGATGGCGGACCGCAATGGCGCTGA
- a CDS encoding NUDIX hydrolase, with amino-acid sequence MTDGGAAEPGSHDFEIVSGKTVYSGAILALRLDQVRMPGGRVVEREVIEHHGAVAVAAIDDDDNVVLINQYRHPIGRRLLELPAGLLDLPGEDPLLAARRELAEETGLAAREWAVLVDVVLSPGFTDEALRVYLARDLYETDRPEPELEEADLEVVRMPVDEAVRAALAGEIVNATAVAGVLALAAARAGGIDPRPPDAPWDGQPTAFLRRKAEGSED; translated from the coding sequence ATGACCGACGGGGGAGCTGCCGAGCCGGGTAGCCACGACTTCGAGATCGTCTCCGGCAAGACCGTCTACAGCGGCGCCATCCTGGCGTTGCGGCTCGACCAGGTGCGGATGCCGGGCGGGCGGGTCGTCGAGCGCGAGGTGATCGAGCACCACGGCGCCGTCGCCGTCGCCGCTATCGATGACGACGACAACGTGGTGCTGATCAACCAGTACCGTCACCCGATCGGCAGGCGGCTGCTCGAGCTGCCCGCAGGCCTGCTCGACCTCCCCGGCGAGGATCCGCTCCTGGCAGCGCGCCGGGAGCTGGCCGAGGAAACCGGGTTGGCCGCCCGGGAATGGGCGGTTCTGGTGGACGTGGTGCTCTCGCCCGGATTCACCGACGAAGCGCTGCGGGTCTACCTGGCGCGGGATCTGTACGAAACCGACCGCCCGGAGCCGGAACTGGAGGAGGCGGACCTGGAAGTGGTCCGCATGCCGGTCGACGAGGCCGTCCGCGCCGCGCTGGCCGGGGAGATCGTCAACGCCACGGCGGTCGCGGGCGTGCTCGCGCTGGCGGCCGCGCGAGCGGGCGGCATCGACCCGAGGCCGCCGGACGCACCCTGGGACGGGCAGCCCACGGCCTTCCTCCGCCGCAAGGCGGAGGGGTCCGAAGACTGA
- a CDS encoding segregation/condensation protein A, with amino-acid sequence MRLSNFEGPFDLLLTLISSRKLDVTEVALHKVTDEFIAYTKALTASMARQNTLRADKILDQTTEFLVVAATLLDLKAARLLPSGEMTDAEDLELLEARDLLFARLLQYRAFKQVAELLGELEAAALRRYPRAVGLEERYADLLPEVRLGVGAAEFAAIAAAAFRPRPVPKVGLDHLHTHAISVAEQAALVLERLKQRGAGAWTSFGELVADCEVPVQIVARFLALLELYRGKTIEFDQPDPLGPLAVSWIGDEAAQQVETVTIEEDYG; translated from the coding sequence CTGCGCCTGAGCAACTTCGAGGGTCCGTTCGACCTGCTGCTCACCTTGATCAGCTCGCGCAAGCTGGACGTCACCGAGGTGGCGTTGCACAAGGTCACCGACGAGTTCATCGCCTACACCAAGGCCCTGACCGCGAGCATGGCGCGGCAGAACACCTTGCGGGCGGACAAGATCCTGGATCAGACCACCGAATTCCTGGTCGTGGCCGCCACGTTGCTCGATTTGAAGGCGGCGCGGCTGCTGCCGTCCGGTGAGATGACCGACGCCGAGGACCTCGAACTGCTCGAGGCGCGCGACCTGCTGTTCGCCCGGCTGCTGCAGTACCGCGCGTTCAAGCAGGTCGCCGAGTTGCTCGGCGAGCTGGAGGCGGCCGCGCTGCGCCGCTATCCGCGCGCGGTCGGCCTGGAGGAGCGCTACGCCGACCTGCTGCCCGAGGTTAGGCTGGGTGTCGGGGCGGCCGAGTTCGCCGCGATCGCCGCGGCGGCCTTCCGGCCCCGTCCGGTACCCAAGGTCGGGCTCGACCACTTGCATACACATGCGATATCGGTGGCCGAGCAGGCGGCGCTGGTGCTGGAGCGGCTCAAACAGCGTGGTGCGGGTGCGTGGACCTCCTTCGGTGAACTGGTCGCAGACTGCGAGGTCCCGGTGCAGATCGTGGCCCGCTTCCTGGCGCTGCTCGAGCTGTATCGCGGGAAGACGATCGAGTTCGACCAGCCCGATCCGCTCGGTCCCTTGGCGGTGAGCTGGATCGGCGACGAAGCCGCGCAACAGGTGGAGACCGTGACTATCGAGGAGGACTACGGGTGA
- a CDS encoding copper transporter: protein MISMRRHAISIAAIFLALAIGVVLGSQTLAADLLSGLRADKTDLRQQVDTLTEQNRRLGDQAGAADRFIAGSSGRILGGALADRGVVVFTTPDADPGDVDAVTRSLEMSGAGVTGRIALTEAFADATEGDRMRTAVTNVIPAGAQLRTGAVDQGSMAGDLLGLVLLLDPANGQPRGTPQELELVLETLRGGGFLAYGDTPVRPAQLAVVITGDGIDAAENSAGANIARFAGALRGRGTGVVLAGRAGAADGQGPIAVVRADAALAAQVSTVDNLERELGRVTTVLALGEQLGGGAGRYGTGAKAASLTLAAVPG from the coding sequence ATGATATCGATGCGCCGGCACGCCATCTCGATTGCCGCGATCTTCCTCGCACTCGCGATCGGAGTGGTGCTCGGATCCCAGACGCTCGCGGCCGATCTGCTGTCGGGATTGCGGGCGGACAAGACCGATCTGCGGCAGCAGGTCGACACCCTGACCGAGCAGAACCGCAGGCTCGGGGACCAGGCCGGCGCCGCCGACCGGTTCATCGCCGGATCCTCCGGTCGCATCCTCGGCGGTGCGCTCGCCGACCGCGGCGTCGTGGTGTTCACCACGCCGGACGCCGACCCCGGGGACGTCGACGCGGTGACCCGATCACTCGAGATGTCCGGCGCCGGCGTCACCGGCCGGATCGCGCTGACCGAGGCATTCGCCGACGCGACCGAGGGCGACCGGATGCGCACGGCCGTCACCAACGTCATCCCGGCGGGTGCGCAACTGCGTACCGGCGCGGTGGACCAGGGCAGTATGGCCGGTGATCTGCTCGGCCTGGTCCTGCTGTTGGACCCGGCCAACGGGCAACCTCGGGGCACTCCGCAGGAGCTCGAGCTGGTGCTGGAGACCCTGCGCGGTGGCGGTTTCCTCGCCTATGGTGACACGCCGGTCCGGCCCGCGCAGCTCGCGGTCGTGATCACCGGCGACGGCATCGACGCCGCCGAGAACAGTGCTGGGGCGAATATCGCCCGCTTCGCCGGAGCCCTGCGTGGCCGTGGCACCGGGGTGGTCCTCGCCGGTCGCGCCGGCGCCGCGGACGGGCAGGGGCCGATCGCCGTCGTCCGCGCCGACGCCGCGCTCGCGGCCCAGGTGAGCACCGTCGACAACCTCGAACGAGAGCTCGGCCGCGTCACCACCGTGCTCGCGCTCGGTGAACAGCTCGGCGGCGGCGCGGGCCGCTACGGCACCGGCGCCAAAGCCGCCTCGCTGACCCTGGCCGCGGTCCCGGGCTGA
- a CDS encoding CTP synthase, with amino-acid sequence MGQTRIQARTATKHIFVSGGVASSLGKGLTASSLGQLLTARGLRVTMQKLDPYLNVDPGTMNPFQHGEVFVTEDGAETDLDVGHYERFLDRDLSRDANVTTGQIYSSVIAKERRGEYLGDTVQVIPHITDEIKHRILAMRGPDLQGQTPDVVITEIGGTVGDIESQPFLEAARQIRHDVGRDNVFFLHVSLVPYLAPSGELKTKPTQHSVAALRNIGIQPDALILRCDREVPQALKSKIALMCDVEVDACISTPDAPSIYDIPRVLHREGLDAYVVRRLGLPFRDVDWTVWGDLLDRVHSPRETVEVALVGKYVDLPDAYLSVTEALRAGGFASRAKVNIRWVPSDECETPSGAQHALRDVDAVLIPGGFGIRGIEGKVGAIHYARNRGIPLLGLCLGLQCVVIEAARRVGLAEANSAEFEPDTPHPVISTMADQEQAVAGEADLGGTMRLGAYPATLAKGSVVAQAYGSEQVSERHRHRYEVNNAYRDKIAESGLKFSGTSPDGHLVEFVELPADVHPFFVATQAHPELKSRPTRPHPLFAALISAALRYKAAERLPVDIPGEELAGATEKA; translated from the coding sequence GTGGGTCAAACACGGATTCAGGCGCGAACGGCCACGAAGCACATCTTCGTCAGCGGTGGTGTCGCCTCCTCATTGGGTAAAGGTCTTACCGCCTCCAGCCTCGGTCAGCTGCTGACGGCGCGTGGGCTGCGCGTCACCATGCAGAAACTCGACCCGTACTTGAACGTCGATCCCGGCACGATGAACCCGTTCCAGCACGGCGAGGTGTTCGTGACCGAGGACGGCGCGGAGACCGACCTGGACGTCGGCCACTACGAGCGCTTCCTCGACCGGGACCTGTCCCGGGACGCGAACGTGACCACCGGGCAAATCTATTCGTCGGTCATCGCCAAGGAGCGCCGCGGCGAGTACCTCGGCGACACGGTGCAGGTGATTCCGCACATCACCGACGAGATCAAGCACCGGATTCTCGCGATGCGCGGCCCGGATCTACAGGGCCAGACCCCGGACGTGGTGATCACCGAGATCGGCGGCACCGTCGGCGACATCGAGTCGCAGCCGTTCCTGGAGGCGGCCCGCCAGATCCGCCACGACGTCGGCCGGGACAACGTCTTCTTCCTGCACGTGTCGCTGGTGCCCTACCTCGCGCCGTCCGGTGAGTTGAAGACCAAGCCGACCCAGCACTCGGTGGCGGCGCTGCGCAATATCGGCATCCAGCCCGACGCGCTGATCCTGCGCTGCGACCGCGAGGTCCCGCAGGCGCTGAAGAGCAAGATCGCGCTGATGTGCGATGTCGAGGTCGACGCCTGCATCTCCACCCCGGACGCGCCGTCGATCTACGACATCCCGCGCGTGCTGCACCGCGAGGGCCTCGACGCCTACGTGGTGCGCAGGCTGGGCCTGCCGTTCCGGGACGTGGACTGGACCGTGTGGGGCGACCTGCTCGACCGGGTGCACTCGCCGCGCGAGACGGTCGAGGTCGCACTGGTCGGCAAGTACGTCGACCTGCCCGACGCCTATCTCTCGGTGACCGAGGCGCTGCGCGCGGGCGGTTTCGCATCGCGTGCCAAGGTGAACATCCGCTGGGTGCCCTCCGACGAGTGCGAGACCCCCTCCGGCGCGCAGCACGCGCTGCGCGACGTGGACGCCGTGCTGATTCCCGGCGGATTCGGCATCCGGGGCATCGAGGGCAAGGTCGGGGCGATCCACTACGCGCGCAACCGCGGCATTCCCCTGCTCGGCTTGTGCCTCGGGCTGCAATGCGTGGTGATCGAGGCGGCTCGCAGGGTGGGACTCGCGGAGGCGAACTCGGCCGAATTCGAACCGGACACACCGCATCCGGTCATCTCCACCATGGCCGACCAGGAGCAGGCCGTGGCAGGTGAAGCCGACCTCGGTGGCACCATGCGCCTCGGGGCGTATCCGGCCACCCTGGCGAAGGGCTCGGTCGTTGCCCAGGCCTACGGCAGCGAGCAGGTCTCCGAGCGTCATCGTCACCGCTACGAGGTGAACAACGCCTACCGCGACAAGATCGCCGAGAGCGGGTTGAAGTTCAGCGGCACCTCGCCGGACGGGCATCTGGTCGAGTTCGTCGAGTTGCCCGCCGACGTGCATCCGTTCTTCGTCGCCACACAGGCGCACCCGGAGCTGAAGAGCCGCCCGACCCGTCCCCATCCGCTGTTCGCGGCGCTCATCTCGGCGGCGCTGAGATACAAAGCGGCCGAACGACTCCCGGTGGACATTCCCGGTGAAGAACTCGCGGGTGCGACGGAAAAGGCGTGA
- a CDS encoding pseudouridine synthase codes for MNTARRDGTPDRRKRGAQPERGGAGRDSGSRDARSAQRGINARGAQPGGAGRGAAQRGSAQAPSPQRHTAAQPGKKKPKPQRQVAQPPLLSNAKPARHQNVEIPETGGHTKLPWGEGERLQKVLAKAGVASRRAAEEMIAQGRVEVDGMIVREQGLRIDPQHAVVRVDGTRVVVREELVHVALNKPKGWQSTMSDDLGRPCVGDIVAERIAAGQRLFHVGRLDADTEGLLLLTNDGDLAHRLMHPSFEVSKTYLATVQGEVNNRAVTKQLKNGVELEDGPAKVDRFQVLELGEGRSLVKVVLHEGRKHIVRRLLDAVGHPVIRLVRTHIGPVALGDQRPGTLRVLGRDEIGKLYEAVSL; via the coding sequence ATGAATACCGCTCGCCGAGATGGCACACCGGATCGTAGGAAACGCGGAGCGCAGCCCGAACGGGGCGGCGCTGGCCGCGACTCGGGCTCACGCGACGCCCGTTCGGCCCAGCGGGGGATCAACGCCCGCGGCGCCCAGCCGGGTGGCGCGGGCCGGGGTGCGGCGCAACGCGGATCGGCCCAGGCTCCGAGCCCGCAGCGGCATACCGCCGCCCAGCCCGGCAAGAAGAAGCCCAAGCCGCAGCGTCAGGTCGCGCAGCCGCCGCTGCTGAGCAACGCCAAGCCCGCGCGCCACCAGAACGTGGAGATCCCCGAGACCGGCGGCCACACCAAGCTCCCGTGGGGCGAGGGGGAGCGACTGCAGAAGGTCCTCGCCAAGGCGGGCGTCGCGTCGCGTCGCGCCGCCGAGGAGATGATCGCGCAGGGCCGCGTCGAGGTCGACGGCATGATCGTGCGCGAGCAGGGACTGCGCATCGACCCCCAGCACGCGGTCGTGCGCGTCGACGGCACCCGCGTGGTGGTGCGCGAAGAGCTGGTGCACGTCGCGCTGAACAAGCCCAAGGGCTGGCAGTCCACCATGTCCGACGATCTGGGGCGCCCCTGCGTCGGCGACATCGTCGCCGAGCGGATCGCCGCGGGTCAGCGCCTCTTCCACGTCGGGAGACTGGATGCCGACACCGAGGGTCTGCTGCTGCTGACCAACGACGGCGATCTGGCGCACCGGCTCATGCATCCGTCCTTCGAGGTCTCCAAGACCTACTTGGCGACCGTGCAAGGGGAGGTCAACAATCGCGCGGTCACCAAGCAATTGAAGAACGGCGTCGAGTTGGAGGACGGTCCCGCGAAGGTCGACCGGTTCCAGGTGCTCGAGCTGGGGGAGGGACGTTCCCTGGTGAAGGTGGTGTTGCACGAGGGGCGCAAGCACATCGTGCGCCGTCTGCTCGACGCGGTGGGCCATCCGGTCATCCGGCTGGTCCGCACCCATATCGGTCCGGTCGCGCTGGGCGACCAACGGCCCGGCACGCTGCGTGTGCTCGGCCGCGATGAAATCGGCAAACTCTATGAGGCGGTGTCGTTGTGA
- the der gene encoding ribosome biogenesis GTPase Der, producing MNEDVLAGDGVWSDEADWELAGLEGEFEDQTHVAMPTLAVVGRPNVGKSTLVNRILGRREAVVEDIPGVTRDRVSYEANWAGRRFLVQDTGGWEPDAKGLQQSVARQAELAMQTADAILLVVDAVVGATATDEAAVKKLRRSGVPVILVANKVDDQRVEAEAAALWSLGLGEPRMVSAAHGRGTGDLLDDVLAVLPETPREGTGGAGPRRVALVGKPNVGKSSLLNKLAGDERSVVHDVAGTTVDPVDSLVELGGKVWKFIDTAGLRRKVANASGTEFYASLRTKSALEASEVAIMLIDASQPITEQDLRVISMVADSGRALVLAFNKWDLVDEDRRLQLDREVDRDLIRVPWAQRVNISAHTGRAVQKLVPAMETALESWDKRISTGRLNTWLKEVIAATPPPMRGGRLPRVLFATQATTRPPTFVLFTTGFLEAGYRRFLERRLREEFGFDGSPVRISVRVREKRDRSRK from the coding sequence ATGAACGAGGACGTGCTCGCCGGCGACGGCGTCTGGAGTGACGAAGCCGACTGGGAGCTGGCCGGGCTCGAGGGCGAATTCGAGGACCAGACGCACGTCGCGATGCCGACGCTGGCAGTTGTCGGCCGCCCGAACGTGGGCAAATCCACGCTGGTGAACCGGATTCTCGGCCGTCGCGAGGCGGTCGTGGAGGACATTCCCGGGGTGACCCGCGACCGCGTGTCCTACGAGGCCAACTGGGCGGGGCGGCGCTTCCTCGTCCAGGACACCGGCGGATGGGAGCCCGACGCGAAGGGGCTACAGCAATCGGTGGCCCGGCAGGCCGAACTGGCCATGCAGACCGCCGACGCGATCCTGCTCGTGGTCGACGCCGTCGTCGGCGCCACCGCCACCGACGAGGCGGCGGTGAAGAAGCTGCGACGCTCCGGCGTCCCGGTCATCCTGGTGGCCAACAAGGTCGACGACCAGCGGGTGGAAGCCGAAGCAGCGGCGCTGTGGTCGCTCGGACTCGGTGAGCCGCGCATGGTCAGCGCCGCGCACGGCCGCGGCACCGGCGACCTGCTCGACGACGTCCTCGCAGTGCTCCCCGAGACCCCGCGCGAGGGGACCGGCGGCGCGGGCCCGCGCCGTGTGGCGCTGGTCGGCAAGCCGAACGTCGGTAAGTCGAGCTTGCTGAACAAGCTGGCCGGTGACGAGCGCTCGGTGGTGCACGATGTCGCGGGCACCACGGTCGACCCGGTCGACTCCCTCGTCGAATTGGGCGGCAAGGTCTGGAAGTTCATCGACACCGCGGGGTTGCGCCGTAAGGTCGCCAACGCCAGCGGCACCGAGTTCTACGCTTCGCTGCGTACCAAGTCCGCGCTGGAAGCATCGGAGGTGGCGATCATGCTGATCGACGCCTCGCAGCCGATCACCGAACAGGACCTGCGGGTGATCAGCATGGTGGCCGATTCCGGGCGTGCGCTGGTGCTGGCGTTCAACAAGTGGGACCTGGTCGACGAGGATCGTCGTCTGCAACTGGACCGCGAGGTCGACCGCGATCTGATCCGGGTGCCGTGGGCGCAGCGGGTGAACATCTCCGCGCACACCGGCCGTGCGGTGCAGAAGCTGGTGCCCGCCATGGAGACCGCGTTGGAGTCGTGGGACAAGCGCATCTCGACGGGCAGGCTGAACACCTGGCTGAAGGAAGTGATCGCCGCGACTCCGCCGCCGATGCGCGGCGGCAGGCTGCCCCGCGTGCTGTTCGCCACTCAGGCGACCACTCGTCCGCCCACGTTCGTGCTGTTCACCACCGGCTTTCTGGAGGCGGGCTACCGGCGCTTCCTGGAACGCAGGTTGCGCGAGGAGTTCGGCTTCGACGGCTCACCGGTCCGCATCTCGGTGCGGGTGCGGGAGAAGCGGGATCGGTCGAGGAAGTAG
- the scpB gene encoding SMC-Scp complex subunit ScpB: MLLVIDAPAPVDQLAAALGDTRERVEHTLRAMSAELSARSSGIDLRFVGDGWRFYTRSEYAPYVERMLLDGSRSKLTRAALETLAVVAYRQPVTRTRVSAVRGVNVDGVMRTLLARGLIAEAGVDPETNGTLYCTTELFLERIGLASLSDLPPLAPLLPGVDLIDEINESLETDPRYTRLKKPAEADLDLGTE, from the coding sequence ATGCTGCTGGTCATCGATGCTCCCGCACCGGTTGACCAGCTCGCCGCCGCCCTCGGCGACACCCGGGAGCGGGTCGAGCACACGCTGCGCGCGATGTCCGCCGAGCTGTCGGCGCGGTCCAGCGGGATAGATCTGCGTTTCGTGGGTGACGGCTGGCGCTTCTATACTCGCAGCGAGTACGCGCCGTATGTGGAGCGGATGCTGCTCGACGGCTCCCGATCGAAACTGACCAGGGCGGCGTTGGAAACGCTGGCGGTGGTGGCATACCGTCAGCCGGTGACCAGGACCAGGGTCAGCGCGGTGCGTGGCGTGAACGTCGACGGCGTGATGCGCACACTGCTGGCCAGAGGTTTGATCGCCGAGGCAGGTGTCGACCCGGAGACCAACGGGACGCTGTATTGCACGACCGAGCTGTTCCTGGAACGGATCGGGCTCGCTTCGCTCAGCGACCTGCCGCCGCTGGCGCCCCTGCTTCCGGGCGTCGACCTGATCGATGAGATCAACGAGAGCCTGGAGACCGACCCCCGGTACACCAGGTTGAAAAAACCCGCCGAGGCCGATTTGGACCTCGGCACCGAATAG
- the xerD gene encoding site-specific tyrosine recombinase XerD, giving the protein MLGRELDAYLDHLAVERGVAPNTLGAYRRDLGRYLDFLAGRGIGSLDGVAESDVAEFTVALRSGGGGHPPLAASSVARALIAVRGWHRFAAAEGLTGTDVAHAVKPPAPGRRLPKALPYDQVLRLLEAAGGGPAEAAGGADGGPRGLRDRALLELLYSTGARISETVGLDVDDLDIEERAVVLRGKGGKQRLVPIGRPALAAVDAYLVRGRPVLAARGKGNAGALFLNARGARLSRQSAWQVLHTAAERAGIAAVVSPHTLRHSFATHLLDGGADVRVVQELLGHASVTTTQIYTLVTVNTMREVWATAHPRAR; this is encoded by the coding sequence GTGCTCGGTCGCGAGCTCGACGCCTATCTCGACCACCTCGCCGTCGAGCGCGGCGTCGCGCCCAACACCTTGGGCGCCTACCGGCGCGACCTCGGTCGCTATCTCGACTTCCTGGCCGGGCGCGGCATCGGCTCGCTCGACGGGGTCGCCGAATCCGACGTCGCCGAGTTCACCGTGGCGTTGCGCTCGGGCGGTGGCGGGCACCCCCCGCTGGCGGCGAGTTCGGTGGCCCGCGCGCTGATCGCGGTGCGCGGCTGGCATCGCTTCGCCGCCGCGGAGGGACTGACCGGCACCGACGTGGCGCACGCGGTCAAGCCGCCCGCGCCAGGACGCAGGTTGCCCAAGGCGCTGCCCTACGACCAGGTGCTGAGATTGCTGGAGGCGGCGGGCGGCGGGCCCGCTGAGGCCGCGGGAGGAGCCGACGGCGGACCGCGCGGCCTGCGTGACCGCGCGCTGCTGGAATTGCTGTACTCCACCGGCGCCAGGATCTCGGAAACGGTCGGCTTGGACGTCGATGATCTCGACATCGAGGAACGGGCGGTCGTGCTGCGCGGCAAGGGGGGCAAACAGCGCTTGGTGCCGATCGGACGTCCCGCGCTCGCTGCCGTGGACGCCTACCTGGTCCGTGGACGGCCCGTGCTCGCCGCGCGGGGAAAGGGCAACGCCGGAGCCCTTTTCCTGAATGCCCGCGGGGCGCGATTGTCACGGCAGAGTGCCTGGCAAGTCCTGCACACCGCGGCCGAACGCGCGGGTATCGCGGCGGTGGTGTCGCCACATACGCTGCGCCACTCCTTCGCCACTCATTTGCTCGACGGTGGCGCCGACGTGCGTGTGGTGCAGGAGTTGCTCGGCCACGCCTCGGTGACCACCACCCAGATCTACACCCTCGTCACGGTCAACACCATGCGCGAAGTCTGGGCCACCGCACATCCGAGAGCGCGGTGA
- the cmk gene encoding (d)CMP kinase, whose protein sequence is MAGTSPLVVAMDGPSGTGKSSVSRRLATRLGARYLDTGAMYRVATLRVLRAGVELTDTAAIAAAVKELPLSIGTDPSREVIELDGEDVRSEIRGDAVTKAVSAVSAVPEVRDLLVAMQRDITAVAGRIVVEGRDIGTVVLPAADAKIYLTASAEARAHRRNQQNIAEGRGDDYAGVLADVQRRDTLDSTRKVSPLRPAEDAVPVDTSDLSMDEVIDELYRVVARQISATGAGGTR, encoded by the coding sequence ATGGCCGGTACGAGCCCGCTGGTGGTCGCCATGGACGGGCCGTCCGGCACCGGGAAATCGAGCGTGTCGCGGCGGCTGGCCACCCGGCTCGGCGCCCGGTATCTCGACACCGGCGCCATGTACCGGGTGGCGACGCTGCGCGTGTTGCGGGCGGGCGTCGAACTGACCGACACCGCGGCCATCGCCGCCGCGGTCAAGGAGCTGCCGCTGTCCATCGGCACCGACCCCAGCCGCGAGGTGATCGAGCTCGACGGCGAGGACGTCCGGTCGGAGATTCGCGGTGACGCGGTCACCAAGGCCGTGTCGGCGGTCTCCGCGGTGCCCGAGGTACGTGACCTGCTCGTCGCCATGCAGCGCGACATCACGGCTGTCGCGGGGCGGATCGTGGTGGAGGGCCGCGACATCGGCACCGTGGTGCTGCCCGCCGCCGACGCCAAGATCTACCTGACCGCCTCGGCCGAGGCGCGGGCACACCGGCGCAATCAGCAGAACATCGCCGAGGGCCGGGGCGACGACTACGCGGGCGTGCTCGCCGACGTGCAGCGCCGCGACACGCTCGACTCGACCCGCAAGGTATCCCCGCTGCGCCCCGCCGAGGACGCGGTGCCGGTCGATACCAGCGACCTGTCCATGGACGAGGTCATCGACGAGCTGTATCGCGTCGTCGCGCGGCAGATCTCGGCGACCGGTGCCGGAGGTACCCGATGA
- a CDS encoding ParA family protein, translating into MCNQKGGVGKTTSTINLGAALAEYGRRVLLVDLDPQGALSAGLGVAHHDLDSTVHNLLIGSKVSIDDVLMQTRVENLDLLPSNIDLSAAEIQLVNEVGREQSLGRALEPVRGRYDYILIDCQPSLGLLTVNALACSDGVIIPMECEYFSLRGLALLNDTVEKVRDRLNPRLSLYGIVVTMFDARLLHSRQVMARVVEVFGDLVYDTAIARTVRFPDASVAGEPITTWAPKSGGAEAYRSMAREVIHRSGR; encoded by the coding sequence ATGTGCAACCAGAAGGGCGGGGTCGGCAAGACCACCTCCACCATCAATCTCGGTGCCGCACTGGCCGAATACGGCCGTCGCGTGCTGCTGGTCGATCTGGATCCACAGGGCGCGTTGTCGGCCGGTCTCGGTGTCGCTCACCACGATCTCGATTCGACGGTGCACAACCTCCTCATCGGTTCCAAAGTGTCCATCGACGACGTGCTGATGCAGACCCGCGTCGAGAACCTGGACCTGCTGCCGAGCAACATCGACCTGTCCGCCGCGGAGATCCAACTGGTCAACGAGGTGGGCCGGGAACAGTCGCTCGGCCGCGCGCTGGAGCCCGTGCGCGGCCGCTACGACTACATCCTCATCGACTGCCAGCCCTCGCTCGGCCTGCTCACGGTCAATGCCCTGGCCTGCTCCGACGGTGTGATCATCCCGATGGAATGCGAGTATTTCTCGCTGCGTGGGCTCGCGCTGCTCAACGACACCGTGGAGAAAGTGCGGGACCGGCTGAACCCGCGGTTGAGCCTGTACGGAATAGTGGTCACCATGTTCGACGCCCGACTGCTGCATTCCCGCCAGGTCATGGCGCGAGTCGTCGAGGTGTTCGGTGACCTGGTCTACGACACCGCCATCGCTCGGACCGTCCGATTCCCGGATGCCAGTGTCGCGGGCGAACCCATCACCACATGGGCGCCGAAATCCGGCGGCGCCGAAGCGTATCGGTCGATGGCCCGAGAAGTCATCCACCGATCGGGCCGGTGA